The following are encoded in a window of Pseudomonas sp. JQ170C genomic DNA:
- a CDS encoding cupredoxin domain-containing protein → MKHLLFAGALALFSLPTLASPAHSYAFGAPASAAKADRTVEIVMGDMYYEPRSLQVKAGETVRFVLINKGAVVHEFSLGDAVMHARHQKKMIAMQGQMDHAAMGHGAMPHGGSMKHDDPNTVMVEPGKRGELTWTFSESTPIEFACNVPGHYQAGMVGKLTIGQ, encoded by the coding sequence ATGAAACACCTTTTATTTGCTGGCGCCCTGGCGCTGTTCAGCCTGCCAACCCTGGCGTCACCGGCACATTCCTACGCCTTTGGCGCGCCTGCATCCGCTGCCAAGGCCGACCGCACCGTGGAAATCGTCATGGGTGATATGTACTACGAGCCGCGCAGTCTGCAGGTCAAGGCCGGTGAAACCGTGCGCTTCGTGCTGATCAACAAGGGCGCGGTAGTACATGAGTTCAGCCTCGGCGATGCCGTCATGCATGCCAGGCACCAGAAAAAAATGATCGCCATGCAGGGCCAGATGGACCATGCCGCCATGGGGCACGGCGCCATGCCGCACGGCGGCAGCATGAAGCATGACGATCCCAATACCGTGATGGTCGAGCCCGGCAAGCGTGGCGAGCTGACCTGGACTTTCAGCGAATCCACCCCCATCGAGTTTGCCTGCAACGTGCCGGGCCACTACCAGGCTGGCATGGTCGGCAAGCTGACCATCGGCCAATAA
- a CDS encoding alkaline phosphatase D family protein: protein MPESSALPAVLAGPLLRRLESQRMVFWLVASQPLQPVLELSVAGIAPNIDCQVVPIGRQAFVHLIDIHLDSPLPCDVQIDYDLILQTAAGTQGIAEWAPHLLYDGARQPNFVLRSRLEHLLHGSCRKPHHPAADGLLCADRLLMECTDPTARPALLMMSGDQVYADDVAGPMLRAIHALIERLGLFDEQLEGAVVDDSQALYRHAASYYHRADLLPALESNETLRERFFGGARKPIFTSSNADNHLVTFAEVMAMYLLVWSPVPWTLVDVQMPAGLTEQRQVRFKQERQLIQGFVSGLGGVARVLAHLPSLMIFDDHDITDDWNLSAQWEQTAYGHPFSKRIIGNALLAYLLCQGWGNDPDACRDLVLKCQALSRSALADQALDAPSQDDLIDDVLRFQGWQFVLPSSPPLLVLDTRTRRWRSESNIKKPSGLLDWEALSELQQALLDHPSAIIVSPAPIFGVKLIETVQRVFSWLGYPLLVDAENWMAHRGAAQVILNIFRHSRTPGHYVVLSGDVHYSFVYEVLIRHRQRSPHLWQITSSGIKNEFPRRLLDTFDRLNRWLYSPRSPLNWLTKRRQMEVIPRTPTHSKAGERLWNSAGLGQVFFNEHGQPQRIFQLNANGAAKTEFPPRASD from the coding sequence ATGCCTGAATCTTCTGCACTACCCGCAGTACTGGCCGGCCCCCTGCTGCGTCGCCTCGAATCACAACGGATGGTGTTCTGGCTGGTCGCCTCGCAGCCCCTGCAGCCCGTGCTGGAGTTAAGCGTTGCAGGCATTGCACCCAACATCGACTGCCAGGTCGTGCCCATCGGTCGCCAGGCCTTCGTACACCTGATCGACATTCACCTCGACAGTCCGTTGCCCTGCGATGTGCAGATCGACTATGACTTGATCCTGCAGACTGCTGCCGGCACACAGGGCATCGCCGAATGGGCCCCGCACCTGCTCTACGACGGCGCCCGGCAGCCGAACTTCGTCCTCCGCTCACGCCTTGAGCATCTGCTCCACGGGTCCTGCCGCAAGCCCCACCACCCCGCCGCCGACGGTTTGCTGTGTGCAGACCGCCTGCTGATGGAGTGCACCGATCCCACCGCGCGCCCCGCCCTGCTGATGATGAGTGGCGACCAGGTGTATGCCGATGACGTCGCTGGGCCCATGCTGCGTGCCATCCACGCCTTGATCGAGCGACTGGGGTTGTTTGACGAGCAATTGGAGGGCGCCGTGGTCGATGACAGCCAGGCGCTCTACCGCCACGCCGCCAGCTACTACCACCGCGCTGACCTGCTGCCCGCACTGGAAAGCAACGAAACCCTGCGCGAGCGCTTCTTCGGTGGCGCACGCAAGCCGATCTTCACCAGCAGCAATGCCGACAATCACCTGGTGACCTTTGCCGAGGTCATGGCCATGTACCTGCTGGTGTGGTCGCCGGTGCCGTGGACGCTGGTCGATGTGCAGATGCCGGCCGGGCTCACCGAACAGCGCCAGGTGCGCTTCAAGCAGGAGCGGCAGTTGATCCAGGGCTTCGTCAGCGGCCTGGGCGGGGTGGCCCGGGTGCTGGCGCACCTGCCGAGCCTGATGATTTTCGACGACCATGACATCACCGATGACTGGAACCTGTCGGCGCAATGGGAGCAGACCGCCTATGGCCATCCATTCTCCAAACGCATCATCGGCAACGCGCTGCTCGCCTATTTGCTGTGCCAGGGCTGGGGCAACGACCCTGACGCGTGCCGCGACCTGGTACTCAAATGCCAGGCATTGAGCCGCAGTGCCTTGGCCGACCAGGCCCTGGATGCCCCGTCGCAAGACGACCTGATTGATGACGTGCTGCGCTTTCAGGGCTGGCAATTCGTGCTGCCAAGCAGTCCGCCACTGCTAGTGCTCGACACCCGCACCCGCCGCTGGCGTAGCGAAAGCAACATCAAGAAGCCGTCCGGCCTGCTCGACTGGGAGGCCCTGAGTGAGCTGCAGCAAGCCTTGCTCGACCACCCCTCGGCCATCATCGTGTCGCCCGCCCCCATCTTCGGCGTCAAGCTGATCGAGACGGTGCAGCGGGTGTTCAGCTGGCTAGGCTACCCCCTGCTGGTCGATGCCGAGAACTGGATGGCCCACCGCGGCGCTGCCCAGGTGATCCTCAACATCTTCCGACATTCACGCACACCGGGGCATTACGTGGTGTTGTCGGGCGATGTGCATTACTCATTTGTCTATGAGGTGCTGATCCGCCATCGCCAGCGCAGCCCGCACTTGTGGCAGATCACCAGCAGCGGCATCAAGAACGAGTTTCCGCGGCGCCTGCTGGATACATTCGACCGCCTCAACCGCTGGCTGTACTCACCCCGCTCACCGCTCAACTGGCTGACCAAGCGTCGCCAGATGGAAGTCATTCCACGTACGCCCACGCACAGCAAAGCCGGCGAGCGACTGTGGAACAGCGCAGGCCTGGGCCAGGTGTTTTTCAATGAACATGGGCAGCCGCAGCGGATTTTCCAGCTCAACGCCAATGGCGCAGCAAAAACGGAATTCCCGCCAAGGGCATCGGACTAG
- a CDS encoding MlaA family lipoprotein yields MRRIGTDVIDRMARACVCASLLLASAGAAQAATEEDPWESINRPIFRFNDTVDTYALKPLAKGYQAVTPQFLEDGIHNMFRNLGDVTNLANNVLQLKPHAAGVDTARLIVNTTFGLAGFFDVGTKMGLQRNDEDFGQTLGYWGVGSGPYVMLPLLGPSTVRDAIAKYPDTYTEPYRYIDHVPTRNTAFAVDVVDTRASLLSAEKMISGDKYVFIRNAYLQNREFKVKDGEVVDDF; encoded by the coding sequence ATGCGTAGGATCGGTACAGATGTGATCGATCGGATGGCGCGGGCCTGTGTCTGTGCAAGCCTGCTGCTGGCGTCGGCCGGCGCGGCCCAGGCGGCCACCGAGGAAGATCCTTGGGAGAGCATCAACCGCCCGATCTTCAGGTTCAACGACACGGTCGACACCTATGCGCTCAAGCCGCTGGCCAAGGGTTACCAGGCAGTTACCCCGCAGTTCCTTGAGGACGGCATCCACAACATGTTCCGCAACCTGGGGGACGTGACCAACCTTGCCAACAACGTCCTGCAGCTCAAACCGCACGCCGCCGGCGTCGACACGGCACGCCTGATCGTCAACACCACCTTCGGCCTGGCCGGCTTCTTCGATGTCGGCACCAAGATGGGCCTGCAGCGCAACGATGAAGACTTCGGCCAGACCCTGGGCTACTGGGGCGTGGGCAGCGGCCCTTACGTGATGCTGCCATTGCTCGGCCCAAGCACCGTGCGTGATGCCATTGCGAAGTACCCGGATACCTACACCGAACCCTACCGCTACATCGACCACGTGCCGACCCGCAATACGGCATTCGCCGTGGATGTGGTCGACACGCGCGCCAGCCTGCTGTCGGCAGAAAAGATGATCAGCGGCGACAAATACGTGTTCATTCGCAACGCTTATCTGCAAAACCGCGAGTTCAAAGTCAAAGACGGCGAAGTCGTCGACGACTTTTAA
- the tal gene encoding transaldolase, producing MTSKLEQLKQFTTVVADTGDIDAISRLKPVDATTNPSLLLKAAAMPGYADLLKQSVEHGKGDVGLACDTFAVAIGAGILKVIPGRISTEVDARLSFDEPALLAKARQLIDLYEKAGVGRDRVLIKLASTWEGIRAAEKLEKEGIQTNLTLLFSFAQAQACADAGVFLISPFVGRIYDWYKKSTGKEYVGAEDPGVQSVTRIYDYYKTNGYNTVVMGASFRNIGQIEQLAGCDRLTISPELLQQLSDDQGDLPRILKPGNKGEARQHLTEAQFRWASNEDAMATEKLAEGIRQFARDQEKLEALLAAKA from the coding sequence ATGACCTCCAAGCTGGAACAACTCAAGCAGTTCACCACTGTGGTTGCCGACACTGGTGATATTGATGCCATCAGCCGTCTTAAGCCGGTCGACGCCACCACCAACCCCTCCCTGTTGCTCAAGGCCGCCGCCATGCCCGGTTATGCCGACCTGCTCAAGCAGTCGGTCGAGCACGGCAAGGGTGATGTCGGTCTTGCCTGTGACACCTTTGCCGTGGCCATTGGCGCCGGGATTCTCAAGGTGATTCCGGGGCGTATCTCCACCGAAGTCGATGCCCGGCTGTCTTTCGATGAGCCTGCCTTGCTGGCCAAGGCGCGCCAGTTGATCGACCTGTACGAAAAGGCCGGTGTCGGCCGCGATCGCGTGCTGATCAAGCTGGCCTCGACCTGGGAGGGCATTCGTGCCGCCGAGAAGCTGGAGAAGGAAGGCATCCAGACCAACCTGACGCTGCTGTTCTCGTTCGCCCAGGCGCAAGCCTGTGCCGATGCCGGGGTATTCCTGATTTCGCCGTTCGTGGGCCGTATCTACGATTGGTACAAGAAGTCTACCGGCAAGGAGTATGTCGGCGCCGAAGATCCAGGCGTGCAGTCAGTGACACGGATCTACGACTACTACAAGACCAACGGTTACAACACCGTGGTCATGGGGGCGAGCTTCCGTAACATCGGCCAGATCGAGCAATTGGCGGGCTGTGACCGCCTGACCATCAGCCCTGAACTGCTGCAACAGCTCAGCGATGACCAGGGCGACCTACCGCGCATCCTCAAGCCAGGCAACAAGGGTGAAGCACGCCAGCACCTGACCGAGGCGCAGTTCCGCTGGGCGTCCAACGAAGACGCCATGGCCACCGAGAAGCTGGCCGAGGGGATTCGCCAGTTCGCACGGGACCAGGAAAAACTTGAGGCCTTGTTGGCTGCAAAAGCCTGA
- a CDS encoding heavy metal response regulator transcription factor, whose product MKLLIVEDQTKTGQYLCQGLSEAGFATEHAADGNTGQHLALTGDYDLLILDVMLPGRDGWQILQAVRAAGLEIPVLFLTARDAVEDRVHGLELGADDYLVKPFAFSELLARVRSLLRRGSNPTQETSLGLGDLRLDLIRRRVERAGQRIDLTAKEFALLELLLRRQGEVLPKSLIASQVWDMNFDSDTNVIEVAIRRLRLKIDDSHEHKLIHTVRGMGYVLEERAA is encoded by the coding sequence ATGAAACTGCTGATCGTCGAAGACCAGACCAAAACCGGCCAGTACCTGTGCCAGGGCCTCAGCGAAGCAGGCTTTGCCACCGAACATGCCGCCGACGGCAATACCGGCCAGCACCTGGCCCTGACGGGCGACTACGACCTGCTGATCCTCGATGTGATGCTGCCCGGCCGCGATGGCTGGCAGATCCTGCAGGCCGTGCGCGCCGCCGGCCTTGAGATTCCGGTGCTGTTTCTCACCGCTCGCGATGCCGTGGAAGACCGCGTACACGGCCTGGAGCTGGGCGCTGACGATTACCTGGTCAAACCCTTTGCCTTCTCCGAGCTGTTGGCACGGGTACGCAGCCTGCTGCGCCGCGGCAGCAACCCTACCCAGGAAACCAGCCTGGGCCTGGGCGACCTGCGCCTGGACCTGATTCGCCGCCGGGTGGAGCGTGCCGGTCAACGCATCGACCTGACCGCCAAGGAGTTCGCTTTGCTCGAGCTGCTGCTGCGCCGCCAGGGCGAAGTGTTGCCAAAATCATTGATCGCCTCGCAGGTCTGGGACATGAATTTTGACAGCGACACCAACGTCATCGAAGTGGCCATCCGCCGCCTGCGCCTGAAAATAGACGACAGCCACGAACACAAGCTGATCCACACCGTGCGTGGCATGGGCTACGTACTCGAAGAGCGGGCGGCCTGA
- a CDS encoding PilZ domain-containing protein: MTSTPTDYSEKRDFIRMRVDAGVSLIHADQVVAATCLDLSSSGMQIQSPRQFKVGDNLEVHIDSEHPALQGLQASTEVVWIADQPQGQQKLGLRIIKLI; this comes from the coding sequence ATGACCTCAACGCCTACGGACTACAGCGAGAAACGCGACTTCATACGAATGCGGGTAGATGCGGGTGTCAGCCTCATCCATGCGGACCAGGTCGTGGCCGCCACCTGCCTGGACCTCTCCAGCAGCGGCATGCAGATCCAGTCGCCTCGTCAGTTCAAGGTGGGCGACAACCTCGAGGTGCATATCGACTCCGAGCACCCTGCGCTCCAGGGCCTGCAGGCCAGCACCGAAGTGGTGTGGATCGCCGACCAGCCCCAGGGCCAACAAAAACTCGGCCTGCGCATCATCAAACTGATCTGA
- the queF gene encoding NADPH-dependent 7-cyano-7-deazaguanine reductase QueF (Catalyzes the NADPH-dependent reduction of 7-cyano-7-deazaguanine (preQ0) to 7-aminomethyl-7-deazaguanine (preQ1) in queuosine biosynthesis): protein MHPAAEHSPLGKSSEYIATYTPSLLFPIPRAAKWAELGVTAQTLPWQGVDFWNCFELSWLLPSGKPVVAIGEFAIPADSPNIIESKSFKLYLNSLNQTVFESYGALQACLEKDLSAAAGKPVSVQIRSLAEVEGQGVVALPGVCIDDLDVSISNYEQPQPELLRCDNSRIVEETLHSHLLKSNCPVTGQPDWGSVTVHYRGAALDHASLLTYLISFRQHADFHEQCVERIYLDLKRLLNPEFLTVYARYVRRGGLDINPYRSTEVVTLPNLRLVRQ from the coding sequence ATGCATCCCGCCGCCGAACATTCCCCGCTGGGTAAATCCAGCGAATACATCGCCACTTACACACCATCGCTGCTGTTCCCGATCCCTCGCGCCGCGAAATGGGCCGAGCTGGGCGTCACTGCCCAGACCCTGCCCTGGCAGGGCGTGGATTTCTGGAACTGCTTCGAGCTGTCCTGGCTGCTGCCTTCGGGCAAGCCGGTGGTGGCTATTGGTGAGTTCGCCATTCCTGCCGATTCGCCGAACATCATCGAATCCAAGTCGTTCAAGCTGTACCTGAACTCGCTGAATCAGACCGTGTTCGAGTCGTACGGTGCGCTGCAGGCCTGCCTTGAAAAGGACCTGTCCGCTGCCGCCGGCAAACCGGTGAGCGTGCAGATTCGCAGCCTGGCCGAGGTCGAAGGGCAGGGCGTGGTTGCCTTGCCGGGTGTGTGCATCGACGACCTGGATGTAAGCATCAGCAACTACGAACAGCCTCAACCCGAACTGCTGCGCTGCGACAACAGCCGCATTGTCGAAGAAACCCTGCATAGTCACCTGCTCAAATCCAACTGCCCGGTCACCGGCCAGCCGGACTGGGGTAGCGTTACCGTGCATTACCGCGGCGCGGCGCTGGATCATGCCAGCCTGCTGACCTACCTGATCAGCTTCCGCCAGCATGCGGATTTCCACGAGCAGTGTGTCGAGCGGATCTACCTGGATCTCAAGCGCTTGCTCAACCCCGAGTTCCTGACGGTCTACGCCCGTTATGTGCGACGTGGCGGGTTGGACATCAACCCATACCGCAGCACCGAAGTGGTGACGCTGCCGAACCTGCGCCTGGTTCGCCAGTAA
- a CDS encoding phosphonoacetaldehyde phosphonohydrolase-related protein, which translates to MPDSPAFTALLFGLRGCLVDVDKPSNFPHPTPGALQTLDWLNQQQVPCAWLDELSGADAEHMARPLPDWIKAQHRAPAPWPAPDACWQALMTLKTRTLDGCVLVSGEPRLLQSGLNAGLWTIGLATCSSLCGVDSQQWQALSPQEQERKRGKATLQLFALGVHSVIDHLESLSDCLTDITQRRLKGEKP; encoded by the coding sequence ATGCCAGACTCCCCCGCCTTTACCGCTCTACTGTTCGGCCTGCGCGGCTGTCTCGTCGACGTGGACAAGCCATCGAACTTCCCGCACCCCACCCCCGGCGCCCTGCAAACCCTCGACTGGCTGAATCAGCAGCAGGTGCCTTGCGCCTGGCTGGACGAGTTAAGCGGCGCCGACGCCGAGCACATGGCCAGGCCATTGCCTGACTGGATCAAAGCCCAACACCGCGCCCCAGCGCCATGGCCGGCGCCAGACGCCTGCTGGCAGGCACTGATGACCCTCAAGACCCGCACACTGGATGGCTGCGTGCTGGTCAGCGGCGAGCCGCGCCTGCTGCAATCGGGGCTCAACGCCGGCCTGTGGACCATCGGCCTTGCCACTTGCAGCTCGCTGTGTGGCGTCGACAGCCAACAGTGGCAAGCGCTCAGCCCCCAGGAGCAGGAACGCAAGCGTGGCAAGGCCACCCTGCAATTGTTCGCGCTGGGCGTGCATTCGGTGATCGATCACCTCGAATCGCTCAGCGACTGCCTGACCGATATCACCCAGCGCCGGCTCAAAGGCGAAAAACCCTGA
- a CDS encoding heavy metal sensor histidine kinase, with product MMRRLSLGSRLALLFAACTAAVSLTAGVLFSRASEIHFIELDQQLLNSRLSVLRQMLEGVHDAASLAPRLSDLQSELSHQADLAVRIRGKDGQLLFDSQAGLPESPQVPGLSTLHSTSSDYRSLCVNLDSSDPTSAQLTLFLDITHHQHFLQRMQQLIWLTVGLSALATALLGAWAARSGLRPLRQMGEVASKVSARSLTTRLPEGQMPLELEELAQTVNAMLERLDDAFQRLSAFSADIAHELRTPLSNLLTHTQVTLTRPRDLDEYREALHSNLEELQWMAQLVNDMLYLAKADHGLLMPSRQQLDLAEEADALIEYYAPLAEDAGVTLARNGNARLEGDRHMLRRALSNLLDNALRFTPAAGEIRVGIEVEGRQVRLQVANTGKPIDPALLPRLFDRFYRADPARREGSSEHAGLGLAITRSIVQAHGGTIRGESGEGWTRFVIELPTG from the coding sequence CTGATGCGTCGATTGTCCCTGGGCAGTCGCCTGGCACTGCTGTTCGCCGCGTGTACCGCAGCGGTGTCACTCACCGCTGGTGTGCTGTTCAGTCGCGCCAGCGAAATCCATTTCATCGAGCTGGACCAGCAACTGCTCAACAGCCGGCTGTCGGTGCTGCGCCAGATGCTCGAGGGTGTCCACGATGCAGCCAGCCTTGCCCCGCGCCTGAGCGACCTGCAATCGGAGCTTAGCCATCAGGCGGACCTGGCCGTGCGTATCCGCGGCAAGGATGGCCAGCTCTTGTTCGACAGCCAGGCAGGCCTGCCGGAGTCACCCCAGGTACCGGGCCTGAGCACCCTGCACAGCACCAGCAGCGACTACCGCAGTTTGTGCGTGAATCTCGACAGCAGCGATCCGACATCCGCCCAACTGACCCTGTTTCTCGACATCACCCACCACCAGCACTTTCTCCAGCGCATGCAGCAGCTGATCTGGCTGACTGTCGGCCTCTCGGCCCTGGCCACGGCATTGCTCGGTGCCTGGGCGGCACGCAGTGGCCTGCGTCCGCTGCGGCAAATGGGCGAAGTGGCCTCCAAGGTGTCGGCACGTTCGCTGACCACCCGATTGCCCGAGGGGCAAATGCCGCTCGAACTGGAGGAACTGGCGCAAACCGTCAATGCCATGCTCGAACGCCTGGACGACGCCTTCCAGCGCCTGTCGGCGTTCTCCGCCGACATTGCCCATGAACTGCGCACCCCACTGTCGAACCTGCTCACCCACACCCAGGTCACCCTTACCCGCCCCCGCGACCTGGATGAGTACCGTGAAGCCCTGCACAGCAACCTTGAGGAGCTGCAGTGGATGGCACAACTGGTCAACGACATGCTCTACCTGGCCAAGGCCGACCATGGCTTGCTGATGCCCAGCCGCCAGCAGCTGGACCTGGCTGAAGAAGCTGACGCGCTGATCGAGTACTACGCACCCCTGGCCGAAGATGCTGGCGTCACACTGGCGCGCAACGGCAACGCCAGGCTGGAAGGCGACCGGCACATGCTGCGCCGGGCCCTGTCGAACCTGCTGGACAATGCGTTGCGCTTTACCCCGGCCGCCGGCGAGATCCGCGTGGGTATCGAGGTGGAAGGAAGGCAGGTGCGCCTGCAGGTCGCCAACACGGGCAAGCCCATTGACCCCGCATTGCTGCCGCGCTTGTTTGATCGCTTCTACCGGGCCGATCCGGCGCGGCGTGAAGGCAGTAGCGAACATGCGGGGTTGGGACTGGCGATTACCCGTTCGATCGTGCAGGCCCATGGCGGGACGATCCGGGGAGAGTCTGGTGAGGGATGGACACGGTTTGTGATTGAGTTGCCGACAGGCTAA
- the rssB gene encoding two-component system response regulator RssB, with product MQKTSATLLIIDDDDVVRASLAAYLEDSGFSVLQASNGQQGLQVFEQHQPDLVICDLRMPQMGGLELIRQVTERAPELPVIVVSGAGVMNDAVEALRLGAADYLIKPLEDLAVLEHSVRRALDRAHLVLENQRYREKLETANRELEASLHLLQEDQTAGRQVQMNMLPESPWVADELSFEHQIIPSLYLSGDFADYFRVDERRIAFYLADVSGHGASSAFVTVLLKFMTTRLLFEFKRSAALRDFKPSEVLGHINRGLINCKLGKHVTMVGGVIDEDTGIMTYSIGGHLPLPVLYTPGQSRYLEGRGLPVGLFEEATYQDHVLELPPQFSLTLLSDGILDLLPGDTLKDKEAALPEIIKAAGGSLDGLRQRFGLATLGEMPDDIALLVLSRNLQ from the coding sequence ATGCAGAAAACCAGTGCAACGCTGCTGATAATCGATGACGACGACGTCGTACGTGCGAGTCTCGCCGCCTACCTTGAAGACAGTGGTTTCAGTGTCCTGCAAGCGAGTAATGGCCAGCAGGGCCTCCAGGTCTTTGAACAGCACCAGCCCGATCTTGTGATCTGCGATCTGCGCATGCCGCAAATGGGCGGTCTGGAGCTGATTCGCCAGGTGACCGAGCGTGCCCCCGAGTTGCCGGTGATTGTGGTCTCTGGTGCAGGGGTCATGAACGACGCGGTCGAAGCGCTGCGCCTGGGCGCTGCCGATTACCTGATCAAGCCCCTGGAAGACCTTGCGGTACTGGAGCATTCGGTGCGCCGGGCGCTGGATCGGGCCCACCTGGTGCTGGAAAACCAGCGTTACCGGGAAAAGCTCGAGACCGCCAACCGCGAACTGGAAGCCAGCTTGCATTTGCTGCAAGAGGACCAGACGGCCGGGCGCCAGGTGCAGATGAACATGCTGCCGGAAAGCCCCTGGGTCGCCGACGAGCTGTCGTTCGAGCACCAGATTATTCCTTCGCTGTACCTGTCGGGTGACTTTGCCGACTATTTCCGAGTCGATGAGCGACGCATTGCCTTCTACCTGGCAGACGTTTCCGGGCACGGTGCGTCGTCGGCATTCGTGACGGTGCTGCTCAAGTTCATGACTACCCGGCTGTTGTTCGAGTTCAAGCGCAGCGCGGCCCTGCGTGACTTCAAGCCGTCTGAAGTGCTCGGGCACATCAACCGCGGCCTGATCAACTGCAAGCTGGGCAAGCACGTGACGATGGTCGGTGGTGTAATCGACGAAGATACTGGCATCATGACCTACAGCATTGGCGGTCACTTGCCGTTGCCAGTGCTCTATACCCCGGGCCAGAGCCGGTATCTGGAAGGCCGCGGTTTGCCGGTCGGGTTGTTTGAAGAGGCGACCTATCAGGATCACGTCCTGGAGTTGCCACCGCAGTTCAGCCTGACACTGCTCTCTGATGGCATTCTGGACCTTTTGCCTGGGGATACACTCAAAGATAAAGAAGCGGCCCTGCCTGAAATCATCAAGGCCGCAGGGGGCAGCCTGGATGGGCTGCGCCAACGATTCGGATTGGCTACGCTTGGGGAGATGCCGGATGATATCGCCCTATTGGTGTTGAGCAGGAACCTTCAATGA
- the rssC gene encoding anti-sigma factor antagonist RssC → MSTGRIQFAEQSGTFVLKFVGEVRLTLCSALDATIEKIFTALNFSAIVIDLTETESIDSTTLGLLAKLSILSRQKVGLLPTVVTTNPDISRLLQSMGFDQVFNIVDRPIPCPECLTDLPSQDQNEDVVRSKVLEAHKILMGLNDSNREAFHDLVNALERT, encoded by the coding sequence ATGAGTACGGGTAGAATCCAGTTCGCCGAGCAGAGCGGCACCTTTGTGCTGAAATTTGTCGGTGAAGTGCGCCTGACCTTGTGTTCGGCGCTGGATGCGACGATCGAAAAGATCTTCACGGCGCTGAACTTCTCGGCGATCGTCATCGATCTGACGGAAACCGAAAGCATCGACAGCACCACCCTGGGTTTGCTGGCCAAACTCTCGATCCTGTCGCGGCAGAAGGTCGGGTTGCTGCCGACCGTGGTGACCACCAACCCGGACATCTCCCGGTTGTTGCAGTCGATGGGCTTCGACCAGGTGTTCAACATCGTCGATCGTCCCATCCCGTGCCCCGAGTGCCTGACGGACCTGCCTTCCCAGGACCAGAACGAAGATGTGGTGCGCTCCAAGGTGCTTGAAGCCCACAAGATCCTCATGGGCCTGAACGATTCCAACCGCGAAGCCTTCCATGATCTGGTCAACGCTCTCGAGCGTACCTGA
- a CDS encoding DUF4404 family protein, protein MPARELLEQLNALREQLEQNPPLSEEERVHLHELMQQIEAKIELEAVTPDNNLVDGVNLAVERFEVDHPGLTATLRNIVQSLQSMGI, encoded by the coding sequence ATGCCTGCCCGCGAACTGCTAGAGCAACTCAACGCCCTGCGCGAGCAACTGGAGCAAAACCCGCCGCTCTCGGAAGAAGAGCGCGTCCACCTGCATGAGTTGATGCAGCAGATCGAGGCCAAGATCGAACTGGAGGCCGTTACACCGGACAACAACCTGGTCGACGGCGTCAACCTGGCCGTGGAGCGCTTTGAAGTCGATCACCCCGGCCTGACCGCCACCTTGCGCAACATTGTTCAGAGCCTGCAAAGCATGGGCATCTGA